One Solea solea chromosome 5, fSolSol10.1, whole genome shotgun sequence genomic window carries:
- the mafa gene encoding transcription factor Maf, protein MASELAMSNSDLPTSPLAMEYVNDFDLMKFEVKKEPVEPDRNISQCSRLITGGSLSSTPMSTPCSSVPPSPSFSAPSPGSGSEQKTHIEDFYWMSGYQQQLNPEALGFSPEDAVEALINSSHQLQSFDGYARSQQFAGAAGAGGTMAGEEMGSAAAVVSAVIAAAAAQNGGQHHHHHHHHHNNGHHQAPGVQSNGTSGTSHPHMRLDDRFSDDQLVSMSVRELNRQLRGVSKEEVIRLKQKRRTLKNRGYAQSCRFKRVQQRHVLEGEKSQLLQQVEHLKQEISRLVRERDAYKEKYEKLISNGFRENGSSSDNNPSSPEFFMSSRKFLHL, encoded by the coding sequence ATGGCATCAGAGCTGGCAATGAGCAACTCCGACCTGCCCACCAGTCCCCTGGCCATGGAATATGTTAATGACTTCGATCTGATGAAGTTTGAAGTGAAAAAGGAGCCGGTGGAGCCCGATCGCAACATCAGCCAGTGCAGTCGCCTTATCACCGGGGGATCCTTGTCTTCCACCCCGATGAGCACGCCTTGCAGCTCGGTGCCCCCTTCCCCAAGCTTCTCGGCGCCCAGTCCGGGCTCGGGGAGCGAGCAGAAGACACACATAGAGGATTTCTACTGGATGTCCGGTTATCAACAGCAGCTCAATCCAGAGGCGCTGGGCTTCAGCCCCGAAGACGCAGTCGAGGCGCTGATCAACAGCAGTCACCAGCTCCAGTCCTTCGATGGCTACGCCCGGAGCCAGCAGTTCGCTGGCGCAGCCGGAGCAGGAGGCACCATGGCTGGGGAAGAGATGGGCTCCGCAGCGGCGGTGGTGTCGGCAGTCATCGCTGCGGCAGCGGCTCAGAACGGAGGgcagcaccaccaccatcaccaccaccaccacaacaacgGCCACCACCAGGCGCCCGGCGTCCAGAGCAACGGCACTTCGGGCACAAGTCACCCACACATGCGCTTAGATGACCGGTTTTCTGACGACCAGCTGGTGTCCATGTCTGTGCGGGAGCTCAACCGGCAGCTACGGGGGGTCAGCAAAGAAGAGGTGATCAGATtgaaacagaagaggaggacCCTAAAGAACAGAGGCTACGCGCAGTCCTGCCGCTTCAAGCGGGTCCAGCAGCGGCACGTCCTGGAGGGAGAGAAGTCGCAACTCCTGCAGCAGGTCGAGCACCTAAAGCAGGAGATCTCCAGGCTGGTCCGGGAGAGGGACGCGTACAAAGAAAAGTATGAGAAGCTCATCAGCAACGGCTTCAGAGAAAATGGATCCAGCAGTGACAACAACCCTTCATCCCCGGAGTTTTTCAT